In a single window of the Antedon mediterranea chromosome 1, ecAntMedi1.1, whole genome shotgun sequence genome:
- the LOC140063507 gene encoding somatostatin receptor type 2-like → MESVFDNISSNYTMDTGSFEKWTYFLFSVYILIFIVGVIGNGLVIYVILRFARMQTVTNCYILNLAITDEIFLMSLPIFAISILKDNWLFGMVACFLTYSIDALNQFTSVYTLTAMSVDRYFAVCHPAQAGKYRRFPIVVGVCLGIWILSIVIAMPLLVQIKHDDGYCYFEFSRYGDKEIWTKAMYIYTVILGLFIPLAITMMSYFLLLLRLRQVTARTGKSKKNRKVTNMVMIIVVVFFLCWSPFYIVRSFIVFDFESITATQSTQKLFRMLMDGTTVISYINSCANPILYGFLSDNFRKSYQHARPCLSNEQEDFSVAGSYIRKKYHSVTCPRSRNRHANRDELDDSNQPRNNYRLAPMTMMTSTTCTGSPYTKVPKDEI, encoded by the coding sequence ATGGAGTCGGTTTTCGATAATATCAGCAGCAACTACACGATGGACACTGGATCTTTTGAAAAATGGACATATTTTTTGTTCTCAGTGTACATACTTATTTTCATTGTTGGTGTAATCGGAAATGGACTCGTAATTTACGTCATTCTACGTTTTGCCCGGATGCAGACTGTTACAAACTGCTATATTTTAAATCTTGCTATTACAGACGAAATTTTTCTTATGAGTTTGCCAATTTTTGCAATCTCAATATTGAAAGATAACTGGCTATTTGGCATGGTTGCATGCTTTTTAACTTATTCAATCGACGCCCTAAATCAATTTACTAGTGTGTACACTCTAACTGCGATGAGCGTCGATCGGTATTTTGCTGTCTGTCATCCGGCTCAAGCCGGAAAATATCGAAGATTTCCTATTGTTGTCGGTGTTTGCCTCGGGATTTGGATTTTATCAATTGTTATAGCAATGCCACTGTTGGTGCAGATAAAACATGACGATGGATACTGTTATTTTGAGTTTAGTCGTTATGGCGATAAAGAAATATGGACTAAAGCTATGTacatttatacagtaatattggGGTTATTTATTCCTCTAGCGATCACCATGATGAGCTACTTTCTTCTGCTGCTGCGGTTGAGACAAGTTACTGCTCGTACGGGAAAAAGCAAGAAGAACAGGAAAGTAACAAACATGGTTATGATAATAGTAgttgttttctttttgtgtTGGTCACCATTTTACATTGTTCGTTCATTTATTGTCTTTGATTTTGAATCGATCACAGCAACGCAATCAACGCAGAAACTCTTTAGAATGCTGATGGATGGCACTACGGTCATCAGTTACATCAACAGCTGCGCCAACCCAATCTTGTATGGTTTTCTGAGTGATAATTTCCGCAAGAGTTACCAGCATGCTAGGCCATGCTTGTCCAATGAGCAGGAGGATTTCTCAGTGGCAGGGAGTTATATCCGTAAGAAATATCATTCTGTAACATGTCCACGCTCAAGGAATAGACACGCTAATCGAGACGAATTGGACGATTCAAACCAACCCAGGAACAACTATCGTCTAGCACCTATGACGATGATGACGTCAACAACGTGTACAGGTAGCCCGTATACCAAAGTGCCCAAAGAcgaaatataa